Within Harpia harpyja isolate bHarHar1 chromosome 4, bHarHar1 primary haplotype, whole genome shotgun sequence, the genomic segment CTCTGACAGCACATGGCATGACATGCGAGTGACAGCAGCGGAGGTGCAGAGCTGGTTAAGCTCCCATCTCGCCTGCCCCTCCTCGCTACCCGCAAAAGGCCGGTGCCCAGCTGCCCTGCACGGGATGTGACGGGCACgggcagggagccagagctgAATGGATTTTGTCAGGCTTGTTCTTAGCTTAGGCTTGCTTGCTCTGAAGCCGTACCGGAGGCTGGGGAACGGTGCTTTCCTCACCTGGAGCCTCCTGACAGGGAGATGGGGGTTTGCTGGTATGTTTGTGCATGAGCAAGGACGTGTGTGGGCGTAGGAGCGGAGACACGAAGTAAAAGGTCCTGTTCTGTGGTGGGGGGGAGGCAGCAAAGGGAGACTAGAACCTGGGTAGAGCAGTGCATCTTCCCCTCCTGTGTCCATGCGTTCTCTGGATCCCACGGGGAGGGCTGTAACCTTCTCAGAGCATCACTGGGGTGGGGGAAatccttgcaggttttttttttgcaagccgGTATTACATTCTAAAACAGCCCCTGAAGGAATATCTGAAATAAATACCCTAGAGCCCAGGAAGAGAGATAGGAAGCACCTCAGAGTGTGTATTTTAATGCTTCACGTTCCCCTTGGCTGCGCTGTTGCCATGCGTAGAGCTGGCTTGGGCTCAACTCTGGCAGGAGGAGTAGACAAACTCTTCCAGTCCCATAAGGAGTGTTTAGTCTCCAGGGAAATGACATTTGCCCCACAGGGAACCCTGGTAGAAGACCATCGGGGAGCAGAGCGGGGCTGGCAGCGCACTTTCTACTTGGTTTTCTGGTTGCGTCTGGCCAAGGCTGGTGGACAGAAGGCTTTGAGACCCCCACAGCAGATCTCACCCAGATATCCTGGCTTTTAGTGATAGGCTCTATTTCGTACTCAGTGTAGGGGTGCAGGAACTGCTACATAATAATGACGCCAGTTGAGAAAACACAGCGCCTACAAGCAGCAGTGCCAATAAGGTGGTGGGTATTAAAGCCTTACAGAAAGGCGGCTATAACTGAAAGATATATAGAGATGATATGATGCTGAGCCACCAGGAAGGCATCCCAAAATGCTACTTCCAAGCGCAACGATTCAGCGCCAGCCCAGGCTCTCGCTGGTGCATCGGCAGTTCCCAGGAGCAGTTTTCCATCCCCAGTTCACTCATCGGAGCTGCGCGTGTCATCTTCTGCAGGGCCTGGGTTCCTGCCTGCACCCCGGCAGCACACAACCCTTCACGGAAAACAGCAGCGAAGTCAGGGCCTGCCCTTGAGCCCGGCTGGACACGAACCGAGCTCTGCTGAACCCTGCCTGGGGAACGGAGCTGCTAAACCAGGGGCTGGAGCCTCCACCAGCCTAGCAGCTGCCCACCAGCTTGCAGCCAGACCTTCCCACCACCAGCAGCCCAAACAGGCAGCGAGTGGGGATGGCCATGGCACAGGGAAAAGCTGAGCCGAGGGGTCAGCGATGCCCCTCCGTCGGCTCCGTGGCAAGACCGAGGTGCTGGAAAGGCGTATTCCTCCAGACACAGAGACGAAGGGCTCGGTCTCCTTGCTCCTCCTGGGCCTGCCTGGGCCTCATCCTGCAGGGAGGGGGACAGGACAGGAGCTGGCCTGCAGAGCCCGATATAAATACACTCATGATTGAATAAACTTTGGCTCCGTAACCAACGCTACAGCTGAAACCTGTGGGGAAGGTGGGGCTTGTGTaacagcagcagggcaggctggagCTGCAAGAGGGAAGGGAGGTTTCGAGCTGCGCCGATGCCATTTGCTCACCCAACAGGAAAGCAGGACACCGCACTCCGGCTCCAGGAGTCGAAGCGCCAAGGAGAGGGATCAGGCTGTGCCAAGGCAGCTCTGACCCGCGGCCACATACGCTGCACCCAGCTGGGCCCCGGCCTTTGAACTACAGCAGCTTTGGTGGCTTTGGCCGAGGGACCCACAACTTGCACCACGCAGCTGCACATTTAACTAGAAACACActtttcctcagctttctttAAGAAGATACTGTTGTGAAGCAAGGAAGAAAGCGGCTAAGCCAGAGCTGACTCTTTCCCACAAACGAGGAGCCTTTCATTTTCCTCCCCTCCAAGGCTGTTACCTGCAGGCTGGGATGACAGCAACTCCCTCCCCAGACCATTGCTGGAGGCAAACCAGACCTGTTCTGAGCTCAGCACAGCAGAAGAGAGCCAGGAGCTACCGTGGGTGAGAAGGACCCACAAGAGGCGGCTGTTTTGTTTCCCCGACACACTTAAatcttttacaaaaataaaaaaaattccatgaaaCAAATGCTTGTACAGTGAATAAGCcgttttatttttgtcctgtgcTCACACaatctctcttctttccctgaCAGGTCACAGATCATTAAAATAAAGTTTctaagaggaaaataatttaaaacatacaCGCAGGGCTCCCTTCCAACCTCCCCACACCCACATCTCCACCACTTGTGCTTCGTCTCATGCGTAAGTAAAGCCGTTGAATCTCAGGAGTCCGGGATGGGAGAGCCCGCCGGGGGTCTCGGCGAGTCCGTCTCACGCTGTTCGGGGCCACAGCGAACCCACCGAACACCCCGCAATGCGCTCCGAGATCCAACTACTTTTCCCATAGCCCGGAAAACGTGCCCATGACCAGACATCTTCCCTCTCAGCAGCTCCAGGCCTCCCTCCGGCATTACCAGGTTTCCTTCCCTTGAGTTACCACCCCGAGTCTTCCCTCCGACGCGCCGCCCTCACCCCGTATCACATGCACAGGACTGGCTAGGAAAAgccatttttaagctttttcagTTGCTGGTAAAGTCAGTACACTCCCAGCTGTGCTATATTGTAAATACAGCTTCTAGGATCGTCTCCGTGGCGGAGACCGACAGTGATCAAGGCactaccccccacccccctcctgaAAACAAAGGAAGTCAGACCAACACCTAGGGACAGAAGAGAATCCTATAATGTGATCACACGGTTACACTGAATCTTTATGGCAAAGAGAACATTTAGCAGCTTTGAACGTTTGGGCTTCTCCCTTTTACTCAACACAAGCACTCTAGACCCTATAGGGAAAAACAGGGCTGAAGCCCTAAAAATCAAAGCGCAGTTAAGAAACAGGAATCCTAACAGCTGTCTAATTTCTATAAGTGACAAGCCCACGGCCTGGGGTGGGGACCCTCCGCTCCCCTTGTGCTGTACGCCGaccagggaagggggggggccgCCAGGGGCCCAACGACCCTCCCCACCTTCCTCCCCAAGCAGTTCCCCAGCCAGTCAGTGGGAGAAGACAGCGTTTGCATGCAGGCTGCTGCGTGTGCCGTCTCAGCACGGCGCTGGCTCGGCGGCAGTGACATGCTCTGAAGTGTGGTGGGGGGATGCGTATCGCACTGGTTCTGTTAACCCTCTCCAGTTCCACAcaattcccccccctcccccccccccaaaatcctaaAGCTCTACgtgcccacccaccccccctccccgaggcGTCGCAGCTTCTCCACACATACAGTAACAGTTCTCCCAGGAGCCCCCTCTGAGCTTCCTCAGGCTGGAAAGGGTTAATGGAAGTCACACCACTTGTGTTTCCATGTGTGCACTGGTCTGATCTAGGAAGGGACATTGGTTAATCTGGAATTAAGTCAGATTGAATCACACACACCGATGTCAAAActggttcaggaaaaaaaaaaaaaacccaagaaaaaaaaaacccaactaccTGAAATCACAGAACTTTGGAAGTTCAGAAAAATGTCTCTCCTATAACTTGTTTTAAGTTCATTTGcttaaatctcttttttcttatttaaagccAGTTCCTAACAGTAGTTTTTCCACCTCTGCCAATCTCACCACCAGTGATGCCAGCTCGTTTCCTGCGCTCAAAGGATTCCAGGTTGTGGAAGGCGCCGGGCTCGCCAGTGCAGGGTCCGCTCCTCCCCGTCCCTCCCCGCAGGGAGCCCTCAAAACTCAGCCTGCAGGTCCCGCAGTCTCTCCCGTACACTGACCGGCAGCAGTCAcgttttttttttgagaagataTATCGGATAAGAAGGCATGAAAGTTCCTCTAAGTACTTCCAGGCTCAGCCCTTCTCCAGTTCTCACTTGAGCGAGTGTCCCACTCCTCCCGCGTCGCCGTCCCTTCACTTCCTCCGgtctttctgtttcctctcctgccGCCGGGCCTGCTGGTCAGCCACGGCGCGAGGTATCAAAAATGACGCTGCCATCGCTGGCGTACTGCAGGGCGTACTGGCTGGGGGAGTAGGGCTGGCCGTTCTCGTCCCGCAGGCGGCCGACACTTCCTGGTAGAGGTTCTGCACCTTTTGCTTCATCTGGCGGATGGATTTGAGGAATTCTACCTTCTCCCTGAGCAGTTTGGACTTGTCCCGTTGCAAGTCCTCGACGTCCCGTTCCAAGTTCAGGATGGTGTCCAGTTTCCTCTTGCGGCAGTTTCTGGGCAGCCATCTTGTTCTTGCCTCGCCTCCTGATGTCCCGGATCAGGCTCAGCTGCGCCTCGCTGAGCTGGTACTTGGAGAGGAGCTCGTTGAACTCCTCCACGGGCAGGTTGATGATCTTGTCGTTGGTGAAAGGGATCTTCATGGCTCTGGCTCGATGCTCGTCCCTGCTCATCTGCTTATCCAGGAACTCGGACGGCTtctccttgctgctcttcttccCCGCGCTGGGCAGTTTGGGGCTCCTCGGGATCCTGGGCCCCCGGCGCCATGTTATAGGTGTGGTTGTGGCCAACGTGCTCCAGGTAAGGCAAGTAATGGAGCTGCGACGGGTCCTGGTAGCTCATGCGGCAGAACTTGCTGTACTCTGGCTGGTATCCAACCGCCCCTTCCGCTTCTTCAAAGTCCACGTTTTCAGAGTCTGAGCTGTAGCCAACAGCTCCTTCCTCAGAaaacgaggaggaggaagaggatgaggacgaagaggacgaggaggaggaggaggaggaggcttcTGAGCTGCTCAGAGAAGCAGGACTGTGGCCAGAATCCAGCGAAAGACCTGAGTCGGAATCAAACTCCTCTTCCAGCTGCGAGGCCTGCACCGGGTTGAAACCTTCTTCAATCGCCAAGTCCATCAAGCTGATCTCATCAAGCATGGCTTCGTCTAGAAGACCTCCCAGCGGGTCTGGCAGCTCGGGGCCAGCCGTCTCGTTGACTGTGCTGTTCAGCTGCGGAGGGAAGAAGATGCCGCCTCAAGTTGGTGGAGCCGAAAGTGGTGTTGAGGCCGGTGGAGTTGTCCGGCGCCAGCTGGAGCAGGGCCGAGCTGCCAGCCATGGAGGGGCTTTCGATTTCCGAGCTGAAGAGGGA encodes:
- the NFE2L1 gene encoding LOW QUALITY PROTEIN: endoplasmic reticulum membrane sensor NFE2L1 (The sequence of the model RefSeq protein was modified relative to this genomic sequence to represent the inferred CDS: inserted 1 base in 1 codon; deleted 7 bases in 7 codons), which produces MLSLKKYFTEGLIQFTILLSLIGVRVDVDTYLNSQLPPLREIILGQSSAYTQTQFHNLRNTLDGYGIHPKSVDLDYYFTARRLLNQVRALDRFQVPTTEVNAWLVHRDPEGSVSGSQPNAGIALENGSGLQDGSSPDNGVRESGAEQGFGEELEDLGAVAAPVNGDLTKEDIDLIDILWRQDIDLGAGREIFDYSHRQKESEVDKELSDGRERGDSWRSGGNEVLDRNLLVDGETGESFPAQVPGAEDQTALSLEECLRLLEATFPFGENSEFPAADVSTLSEAVPGESRSTGIQTSLLSPLLTETESPFDLEQQWQDLMSIMEMQAMEVNNTTAENLYNGTSGDLLTSNYSLAPNTPINQNVSLLHQASLGSCSQDFSLFSSEIESPSMAGSSALLQLAPDNSTGLNTTFGSTNLGGIFFPPQLNSTVNETAGPELPDPLGGLLDEAMLDEISLMDLAIEEGFNPVQASQLEEEFDSDSGLSLDSGHSPASLSSSEASSSSSSSSSSSSSSSSSSFSEEGAVGYSSDSENVDFEEAEGAVGYQPEYSKFCRMSYQDPSQLHYLPYLEHVGHNHTYNMAPGAQDPEEPKLPSAGKKSSKEKPSEFLDKQMSRDEHRARAMKIPFTNDKIINLPVEEFNELLSKYQLSEAQLSLIRDIRRRGKNKMAAQNCRKRKLDTILNLERDVEDLQRDKSKLLREKVEFLKSIRQMKQKVQNLYQEVXGRLRDENGQPYSPSQYALQYASDGSVILIPRAVADQQARRQERKQKDRRK